The Candidatus Paceibacterota bacterium genomic interval GTGATTGATTTGCTTACCATGAAGGCTGTCTATTTTAAAGGAGAGAAAGGTGAGATTATAGAATATGGCGAAATTCCTGCAGAGCTCAAAGCCGATGCCGATAAATGGCGCGCTCGTTTAGTGGAAATGGTGGCTAGCGAAGATGATACCTTGCTTGAGAAATACTTAGATGGTAAAGAAATCAGCGTTGACGAGCTTAAAGTAGCTACTCGTAAAGCCACTATTGCCTGCAAAATTAATCCCGTTTTCTGCGGTTCCTCTTTCAGAAATAAAGGAGTCCAGCCTGTTTTAGACGCAGTCGTGGAATATTTACCCTCTCCTCTAGACTTACCGGCTATTGTTGGATTTGATCCCAAGACTGGAGCTGAATTAAAAAGAGAACCGGATGACAAGGAACCATTTAGCGCCCTTGCTTTCAAAATTGTTACTGACCCTTATGTTGGCACTTTGACTTTTTTTAGAGTTTATTCTGGCTCTTTTCAAAAGGGGAACTATCTTTTGAATGCCAGCAAAGGGGAAAAAGAAAGAATAAGTCGCATTATGCGAATGTACTCGAACGAAAGAATAGAAATGGATGATGTCTATGCTGGAGATATTGCTGCTACAGTGGGCCTGAAAAATACCTTAACTGGAGACACCTTGTGCGACCCCGACCACCCGATTGTCCTGGAAAATATTCCTTTCCCTGAGCCTGTTATTTCCTTAAAGATAGAACCTAAGACTAAGGACGATTCTGTGAAAATGGGTCTGGCGCTGAAAAAATTATCAGATGAAGACCCTACTTTTAAAATTCATACCGATCCCGATACTTTAGAAACTATTATTTCTGGTATGGGGGAGCTGCATCTTGATATTATTGTTGACCGTTTAAGGAGAGAGTTTAACGTTGAAGTTAATACTGGGAAACCTCAAGTAGCCTACAAAGAAGCCATTAAGGGCACTGCTGAAGCTGAGGGTAAGTACATTAAACAATCCGGTGGTAAAGGTCAGTATGGACATGTGTGGCTTAAGATTGAGCCCTTGGCCGACAAAGACTTCGAGTTTATTAATGCTATTAAGGGCGGTGTTATTCCTCAGGAGTTTATCCCCGCGGTTAAGAAAGGTGTTATTGAAACCCTAGACAGGGGCATTTTGGCCGGCTATCCTGTAAAGAATATTCAAGTTACCCTTTATGATGGTTCTTACCATGAAGTAGATTCCTCTGAAATGGCTTTCAAAATTGCCGCTTCTATGGCCTTGCAGGAAGGTTTCAAGAGAGCGCAGCCCATTATTCTTGAACCTATTATGAAGGTAGAAATAATCATTCCCGAGAAATTCTTAGGTGATGTCATTGGCGATATTAACTCTCGCCGCGGGCATATTGACAACATAGGGGATAGGAGCATGATGAAAATCATAGATGCTAAAGTACCCTTATCAGAAATGTTCGGTTATACTACACAATTACGCTCTATGACTGAAGGCCGCGGTTCTAGCAACTTAGAGTTTTCTCATTATGAGGAAGCGCCAAGAAACATTGCCGAAACCATCATCAACGGAAGGGCAGCCATTAGGGCTGAACGTAAAGAAGCCTAGAAAGAGGATAAAAAGTGCTTAAAATTGTCCATTTCTGTTGACAGAGAAGAAATTTTGAGTTAATATACCTAAGCATAGCGTGCAATTTTTTATAGTGAAAAACTAATTATTAATTAACTAATTAATTAAAAAATATTATGGCAGAAAAAGCAAAATACGAAAGAAGCAAGCCGCATTTAAACATCGGCACTATTGGTCATATTGACCATGGGAAAACCACTTTAACCGCTGCTATCATCCACGCCCTTTTCTTAAAGGGTTTGGTTAGTCATGATTCAGCTGTCAACGATATTGATAAGGCTCCCGAAGAAAAGGCTCGTGGAATTACTATTAATATTCACCATTCTGAATACCAAACAGAAAAGAGACATTATGCCCATATTGATGCCCCCGGTCATGCTGATTATATTAAAAATATGATCACTGGCGCTGCCCAGATGGATGGGGCTATTTTGGTTGTTTCTGCTGCCGATGGACCCATGCCCCAAACTCGTGAGCATATATTGCTTGCTCGCCAAGTAGGCGTTCCCTATATTGTGGTCTTCTTAAACAAGGTTGATATGGTTGATGACCCAGAACTTATTGATTTGGTAGAGGCCGAAGTGAGAGAGCTTCTCAACAAATACCAATTTCCTGGTAAAGACATCCCTGTCATTAGGGGCTCTGCTACAGAGGCCTTGAAAGCTACTTCTGCTGACGATCCTCGACTTGAGCCTATCTACAAATTATTAGATACTGTTGATACTTACTTTCCAGAGCCAGTTAGGGATACAGATAAACCCTTCTTACTTCCTATTGAAGATATCTTCACTATTGAAGGTCGGGGTACAGTTGTAACTGGCAGGGTTCAAAGAGGTGCCTTAAAAATCAATGATGAAGTAGAGATGGTGGGTATTCTTCCTACTGTTAAGACTGTCGCCACCGGCATTGAAACTTTCAATAAATCCATGGACGAGGCTGATTGCGGGGATAACGTTGGCGTTCTTTTGAGGGGTATTAAGAAAGAAGATGTAAGGCGTGGTCAAGTTTTAGCCAAACCAGGTTCCATCACACCTCATACTGAATTCGAAGCTAATGTTTTAATTCTTACCAAAGAAGAAGGTGGTCGTCATACTCCTTTCTTTAAGGGTTATAAGCCGCAGTTCTTCTTAGGTACAGCTGATGTTACTGGAGAAGTAATCTTACCAGAAGGTGTAGAAATGGTGATGCCTGGCGATAATATTCTTATGACTGTTCATTTGATTGTTCCTGTCGCCCTTGACGAAACCCAAAGATTTTCTATAAGAGAGGGTGGCAAAACCGTTGGTGCTGGTGTTATCTCTAAGATTATTAAATAGGAGAAAGCTAAACGCTTGGTTTAAAATGCCAAGCGTTTAGTGGTGCTGAGCTTTTTACAAATTAAGTTAACCTAAAGTATCAGTTTAACATGCAAACTTCAAATCAGTCGAAAATCAGGATTCGCATCAGAGCCTATGATCACAAATTAATCGATAGTTCTGCTAAGCAAATTATTGATACTGTCTTACGCAATGGCGGAGAAGTAAGCGGGCCTATTCCCTTACCCACAGAAATTCATCACTATACAGTTAATCGCTCCACTTTTGTAAAGAAGAATGCTCGTGAACAGTTTGAGATTAGAGTACATAAGCGTATCATCGATATTTTAAATGCTAATCCCAAAACCATTGAATCTTTAGGCGACCTTAATTTACCCAGCGGTGTCGATATTGAAATAAAAATGTAATTGTCGTTAGAGAGCGTTGTTTCACATTTAAATATTAGTCTGTCCTCAGACTCATCCCATTTACGGGTTGGAAGTGAGGTACTCATCCGTTAAAATCCGGGTCAGTATCGACCCGGTTTTTAAATGGCAAAAATCTTTTCCCCCTCGTCAATTAACGGGTTAAAATAAGCTTACTTAAATCTTTATGAAATCTGCTCACGAAAAAATTAAATTTATGTTAGGTCGCAAGGTTGGTATGACCCAGATTTTAGTGGACCAGAAAATTATTCCTGTCACCGTTGTGGAAGCCGGTCCTTTAACTGTTACCCAAGTAAAAACTGTAGAAAAGGATGGTTATCAAGGAGTTCAATTCGGTTTTGGCAACAAAAAGCATATTAACAAAGCACAATTAGGACATTTTAAAGACTTGGGCAAGTTTGCTTATCTAAGAGAAGTTTCCTTGGATGAAAATACTACTTTAGAAGGGTTAGAAGAAATGACTGTAGGCAAAACCCTGGATGCCTCTATTTTCAAAAACAATGATTTAGTCAAAGTTACCGGTATTAGCAAGGGACGTGGCTTTCAAGGCGTGGTTAAGCGCCATGGTTTTAAAGGCATTCGTAAAACCCATGGAACCAAACATGGCTGGCGCGCTCCCGGATCTATAGGCTCTACCGATGCGCAGCATGTATTCAAAGGCAGGAAAATGGCTGGACGCATGGGGGCTGATAAGGTTTCCGTTAAAAACCTTAAGGTAGTTAAAATTGAGCCAGAAGAAAACTTGCTTTATATCAAGGGCGCGATTCCTGGAACGAAAGATAGATTGGTATGTATCCTTGGTTCTAATTTAGCTAAATAACGAGTTATTTTTATGGAAAAGACTAAATTATACAATAAAGAGGGAAAAGAAAACGGGTTCATTGAATTGCCAGCTTTTTTTGCTACTCCTTACAATGGAGATTTGATTGCTCAGGTGATGAATGTTTTATCTAACCAAAATCGTAAATTAAGCGCTCATGCCAAGGGGCGCGGAGAAGTTTCCGGTGGTGGCAAAAAACCTTGGAAACAAAAAGGCACCGGTCGTGCTAGACACGGTTCTACTCGTTCTCCTCTTTGGGTAGGGGGTGGTGTTACTTTTGGTCCAGATAAAAAACGCAATTACGATTTGAAAATAAATAAGAAAATGAAGGCCAAGGCTTTGAAATCTGTATTAAGCCAAAAGCTTAAGGACAAAGAAATTATTTTCGTCGATACTTTAGACACAGAGAATTTAAAAACTAAAGTTATTGCTACTTCTGTGGATGCTCTTTTAACTGCTGAAAATTTAAGAAAAACTCTAAGACCGTCCACCTTAGTTGCTTTATCTAAGACAGAAAAGAATATTATTCGTGCCGGTCGTAACATTAAAAATGCTTATTTTGACATTGCTTCCAACCTATCTTTATTGCCGGTCTTAAATCATAAGGTTATTATTTTGACTAAAGCTGGTCTCGAAGACCTCAAAACAGTTCTCAAAGATTAATTCACTACCATGCCTTTATTTAAAAAAAACACTGTCAGTAAAAATTTAAAGGAAGCGAGTAAGAAAACTCCAGTAATTGCGGATCATTCTTTCTCAGTCCTCAAGGGTTTAAGATTGACTGAAAAAGCGACTGCTCTGCAGGGGCAGAATCAATATATTTTTGAAATTAACAAATGCGCTACTAAGGCCGAAATTAAAAAAGCTATCGAAAAAGAATATAAAGTTACCGTGTCTCGCGTTAATACCATTAATTCGCCTGCCAAGCCGAAACATTTCGGCCGGCATGTTCATAAAAAAAATGGTGTGGCTAAAGCCATGGTTACTATTAAAGAGGGGCAGAAAATTGAAACAGGCATCTAGTCACAAGTTAAATCAGTGTAATAAGTATTGGTAATTTAATAATAAATTAAGATATTAAGTATCTATGAAACGCCGCAAGCCATCAACTTTTTCTCAACGCTTCCACGATGTGGTTGATTTTAGCGTTCTGACAGCTTCTAAACCCAAGAAAAGCCTCACTATCGGAAAGCGCAGCACGGCCGGAAGAAATAGCCAAGGGAGATTAACTTCCCGCCATATGGGTGGGGGACATAAAAAACAATATCGCGTGATTAATTTTGCCCAAGAAAAATTAATGATACCGGGTAAAGTTTCTGCTATTGAGTATGATCCTAACCGTTCTTGTTTTATCGCCTTAATTTCTTATAAAGATGGTGCTTGGGGATATGTTTTGGCTCCAGATGGCCTAAAAGTAGGCGAAGAAATAATTTGCGCCGAGAGTGCTCCTTTAAAATTAGGCAATCGTTTGCAACTTAAAAATATTCCTGCTGGACAATTTATTCATAATGTAGAAGTTCGTCCTTTTGAAGGAGGTAAATTAGCCAGAGGGGCGGGCAACTACCTGCAGGTGGTTTCCCAAGAGGATAAGTATACAGATGTTAAAATGCCCTCTGGAGAGATTCGCAAGCTTTTAAATAATTGTTTTGCTTCTATTGGGCAGCTGTCTAATATAGAGCATCAAATGATGCAACTTGGTAAGGCCGGACGTTCTCGCTGGATGGGCATTAGGCCAGAAGTGCGTGGCAAGGTTATGAATGCTAAGGACCACCCTTATGGTGGCGGTGAAGGTCGTAATCAAAGAGGGACTAAGCGTCCCAAGACCAAATGGGGTAAAGTTACCGGTGGCCATAAAACCCGTAGGCCCAATAAATATTCTAACCGGCTCATACTTAGCCGTCGCCCCTCTCGCAAAAAGAATAAATAGTAAAATTTAGTTATTAAAATACAAATTTCTTATGTCTCGTAGCTTAAAAAAGGGTCCTTTCATTCCAGATAGACTATTACAAAAAGTAGCCAAACTAAAGGTGGGGGATAAAACACCCGTAAAAACTTGGTCTCGAGATGCCGTTATCTCTCCCGAAATGGTCGGTTTTGTCATGGGAGTACACAATGGTAGAACTTTCGTAAATGTTGACATTCGCGAAGAGATGGTAGGACACCGCTTGGGAGAATTTTCTCCTACCAAAAAATTCGTCAAGCATGGTGGT includes:
- the fusA gene encoding elongation factor G, with amino-acid sequence MPREYPIEKTRNIGIIAHIDAGKTTTTERILFYTGLSHKIGNIDDGNTTTDWMVQERERGITITSAAVTCYWTPSDMPKEQANKCKINIIDTPGHIDFTAEVQRSLRVLDGAVVVFDGVAGVEPQSETVWHQADKYNVPRICFINKMDRMGANYVFDYNSILERLSKKAILFNFPIGAEDKLEGVIDLLTMKAVYFKGEKGEIIEYGEIPAELKADADKWRARLVEMVASEDDTLLEKYLDGKEISVDELKVATRKATIACKINPVFCGSSFRNKGVQPVLDAVVEYLPSPLDLPAIVGFDPKTGAELKREPDDKEPFSALAFKIVTDPYVGTLTFFRVYSGSFQKGNYLLNASKGEKERISRIMRMYSNERIEMDDVYAGDIAATVGLKNTLTGDTLCDPDHPIVLENIPFPEPVISLKIEPKTKDDSVKMGLALKKLSDEDPTFKIHTDPDTLETIISGMGELHLDIIVDRLRREFNVEVNTGKPQVAYKEAIKGTAEAEGKYIKQSGGKGQYGHVWLKIEPLADKDFEFINAIKGGVIPQEFIPAVKKGVIETLDRGILAGYPVKNIQVTLYDGSYHEVDSSEMAFKIAASMALQEGFKRAQPIILEPIMKVEIIIPEKFLGDVIGDINSRRGHIDNIGDRSMMKIIDAKVPLSEMFGYTTQLRSMTEGRGSSNLEFSHYEEAPRNIAETIINGRAAIRAERKEA
- the tuf gene encoding elongation factor Tu — translated: MAEKAKYERSKPHLNIGTIGHIDHGKTTLTAAIIHALFLKGLVSHDSAVNDIDKAPEEKARGITINIHHSEYQTEKRHYAHIDAPGHADYIKNMITGAAQMDGAILVVSAADGPMPQTREHILLARQVGVPYIVVFLNKVDMVDDPELIDLVEAEVRELLNKYQFPGKDIPVIRGSATEALKATSADDPRLEPIYKLLDTVDTYFPEPVRDTDKPFLLPIEDIFTIEGRGTVVTGRVQRGALKINDEVEMVGILPTVKTVATGIETFNKSMDEADCGDNVGVLLRGIKKEDVRRGQVLAKPGSITPHTEFEANVLILTKEEGGRHTPFFKGYKPQFFLGTADVTGEVILPEGVEMVMPGDNILMTVHLIVPVALDETQRFSIREGGKTVGAGVISKIIK
- the rpsJ gene encoding 30S ribosomal protein S10; the protein is MQTSNQSKIRIRIRAYDHKLIDSSAKQIIDTVLRNGGEVSGPIPLPTEIHHYTVNRSTFVKKNAREQFEIRVHKRIIDILNANPKTIESLGDLNLPSGVDIEIKM
- the rplC gene encoding 50S ribosomal protein L3, encoding MKSAHEKIKFMLGRKVGMTQILVDQKIIPVTVVEAGPLTVTQVKTVEKDGYQGVQFGFGNKKHINKAQLGHFKDLGKFAYLREVSLDENTTLEGLEEMTVGKTLDASIFKNNDLVKVTGISKGRGFQGVVKRHGFKGIRKTHGTKHGWRAPGSIGSTDAQHVFKGRKMAGRMGADKVSVKNLKVVKIEPEENLLYIKGAIPGTKDRLVCILGSNLAK
- the rplD gene encoding 50S ribosomal protein L4 — its product is MEKTKLYNKEGKENGFIELPAFFATPYNGDLIAQVMNVLSNQNRKLSAHAKGRGEVSGGGKKPWKQKGTGRARHGSTRSPLWVGGGVTFGPDKKRNYDLKINKKMKAKALKSVLSQKLKDKEIIFVDTLDTENLKTKVIATSVDALLTAENLRKTLRPSTLVALSKTEKNIIRAGRNIKNAYFDIASNLSLLPVLNHKVIILTKAGLEDLKTVLKD
- the rplW gene encoding 50S ribosomal protein L23, which gives rise to MPLFKKNTVSKNLKEASKKTPVIADHSFSVLKGLRLTEKATALQGQNQYIFEINKCATKAEIKKAIEKEYKVTVSRVNTINSPAKPKHFGRHVHKKNGVAKAMVTIKEGQKIETGI
- the rplB gene encoding 50S ribosomal protein L2, with product MKRRKPSTFSQRFHDVVDFSVLTASKPKKSLTIGKRSTAGRNSQGRLTSRHMGGGHKKQYRVINFAQEKLMIPGKVSAIEYDPNRSCFIALISYKDGAWGYVLAPDGLKVGEEIICAESAPLKLGNRLQLKNIPAGQFIHNVEVRPFEGGKLARGAGNYLQVVSQEDKYTDVKMPSGEIRKLLNNCFASIGQLSNIEHQMMQLGKAGRSRWMGIRPEVRGKVMNAKDHPYGGGEGRNQRGTKRPKTKWGKVTGGHKTRRPNKYSNRLILSRRPSRKKNK
- the rpsS gene encoding 30S ribosomal protein S19 — protein: MSRSLKKGPFIPDRLLQKVAKLKVGDKTPVKTWSRDAVISPEMVGFVMGVHNGRTFVNVDIREEMVGHRLGEFSPTKKFVKHGGKMQRELEASAAAANKAPAAATTAPKKK